In Primulina eburnea isolate SZY01 chromosome 3, ASM2296580v1, whole genome shotgun sequence, one DNA window encodes the following:
- the LOC140825042 gene encoding BURP domain protein RD22-like — MEFKKFYQILAFLSVASVASHAALPSEAYWSSMLPNSPMPKAVKDLLQPAEWLVEDKSTRVGVSKGGVNVNTGTGKKGGTSVNVGHGSVGVHTGKPGRRTNVGVGRGGVTVGTGTKKGKPVYVGVHPGSNPFNYLYAATQTQLHDNPNVALFFLPKDLSIGKNMNLNFFQTKNQATFLPRKVADSIPFSTNKLPEIFSKFSVDPSSNEAEMIRKTIEECEDTTQINGEEKFCATSLESMIDFSTSKIGKNVEAISTNAESASTLKYSIVGVKKMPSEKGVVVCHRQEYAYAVFYCHETETTVSYQVLMVGADGSKAEAVAVCHEDTAAWNPKHLAFQVLKVRPGSVPVCHFLPQDHVVWVPNN; from the exons ATGGAGTTCAAGAAGTTCTACCAAATTCTAGCATTTCTTTCA GTGGCATCGGTAGCGAGTCATGCAGCTTTACCTTCAGAGGCTTACTGGAGTTCGATGCTGCCAAATTCTCCAATGCCTAAAGCTGTAAAGGATCTCCTACAACCCGCAG AATGGCTCGTGGAAGATAAAAGCACCAGAGTCGGGGTAAGCAAGGGCGGTGTTAATGTAAACACAGGGACAGGCAAAAAAGGCGGCACCTCTGTAAATGTAGGCCATGGCAGTGTCGGAGTCCATACTGGAAAACCGGGCCGTAGAACCAATGTAGGAGTAGGAAGAGGTGGTGTAACCGTCGGAACCGGCACAAAAAAGGGTAAACCTGTTTACGTCGGGGTTCATCCAGGTTCAAACCCTTTCAATTACCTCTATGCAGCCACTCAAACTCAGCTGCATGATAATCCTAATGTTGCCCTTTTCTTTTTACCCAAAGACTTGAGCATAGGCAAAAATATGAACctgaatttcttccaaactaaaAATCAGGCTACATTTTTACCTCGAAAAGTTGCAGATTCGATACCCTTTTCCACAAACAAGTTGCCAGAGATTTTTAGCAAGTTTTCAGTGGATCCCAGCTCGAATGAAGCTGAAATGATTAGAAAAACCATTGAAGAATGTGAGGATACAACACAGATCAACGGAGAAGAGAAATTTTGCGCAACTTCTTTGGAGTCAATGATTGATTTCAGCACCTCAAAAATTGGTAAAAATGTAGAGGCAATATCGACAAATGCAGAAAGTGCGAGCACATTAAAATACAGTATAGTTGGAGTCAAGAAAATGCCGAGTGAAAAAGGGGTGGTGGTTTGCCACAGGCAGGAATATGCATATGCAGTGTTTTATTGCCACGAAACAGAAACAACAGTTTCTTACCAGGTTTTGATGGTAGGAGCTGATGGGTCGAAAGCAGAAGCAGTGGCGGTGTGCCACGAGGATACTGCAGCGTGGAACCCAAAACACTTGGCTTTTCAGGTGCTGAAGGTGAGGCCAGGGTCTGTTCCAGTGTGCCATTTCCTTCCTCAGGATCATGTTGTATGGGTTCCTAATAATTAG
- the LOC140825043 gene encoding indole-3-pyruvate monooxygenase YUCCA6-like: MDDYLREVAGKSANDPCKDTDLESLKWVPGPVIVGAGPSGLAAAACLKEKGVPSLVLERSNCIASLWQLKTYDRLKLHLPKQFCELPLMNFPEDYPTYPTKQQFIQYLESYAKRFEIWPVFNQKVVSAEFDQILGFWRVKTASEGAGVESEYLCRWLIVATGENAEAVVPPIEGAAEFRGDVVHTSGYKNGGVYRGKKVLVVGCGNSGMEVCLDLCNHGASPSFVVRDKVHILPQEMLGTSTFGLSMWLLKWFPLRLVDRFLLVVSWLLLGDTSRFGLDRPRLGPLELKNLSGKTPVLDVGTLDKIKSGDIKVCPGVRRLSDKSVEFVDGRIQNFDAIILATGYKSNVPIWLKESEMFSNKDGLPRRSFPNGWKGKSGLYSVGFTKRGLLGASMDAKNIANDIEKCWRECEKNLSPVSWPHF; this comes from the exons ATGGATGATTACTTAAGAGAAGTAGCGGGGAAATCAGCGAATGATCCTTGTAAAGATACTGATCTTGAAAGCTTGAAATGGGTTCCTGGCCCTGTCATAGTCGGTGCGGGGCCTTCCGGCCTGGCAGCGGCCGCTTGTTTGAAGGAAAAAGGCGTGCCATCTCTAGTGCTCGAGAGATCCAACTGTATAGCATCTTTATGGCAGCTGAAAACCTACGATCGGCTCAAACTCCATTTACCTAAACAATTCTGCGAACTTCCACTCATGAATTTCCCCGAAGATTACCCCACTTACCCTACTAAACAGCAGTTCATCCAGTACTTAGAATCCTATGCGAAAAGGTTCGAAATTTGGCCTGTATTCAATCAGAAGGTGGTGAGTGCTGAGTTTGATCAGATACTTGGGTTTTGGAGGGTTAAAACAGCATCAGAAGGAGCAGGGGTGGAATCTGAATACCTCTGCCGGTGGCTGATAGTCGCAACGGGGGAGAATGCGGAAGCGGTGGTGCCGCCAATCGAAGGAGCAGCAGAGTTCAGAGGAGACGTGGTGCACACCAGCGGGTACAAAAATGGAGGGGTTTACAGGGGGAAGAAAGTGCTTGTTGTTGGATGTGGGAATTCAGGAATGGAAGTTTGTTTGGATCTGTGTAACCATGGTGCTAGTCCTTCATTTGTTGTCAGAGATAAA GTGCACATTCTACCACAAGAAATGCTAGGAACATCAACTTTTGGGCTGTCCATGTGGTTATTGAAGTGGTTTCCCCTACGCCTTGTCGACCGGTTTCTATTGGTTGTTTCATGGCTCCTACTCGGCGATACCAGTCGGTTTGGGTTGGACCGGCCTCGGTTAGGACCACTCGAGCTAAAGAACCTCTCCGGAAAGACGCCGGTGTTGGATGTTGGAACCCTTGACAAGATTAAAAGTGGAGACATTAAG GTATGCCCTGGCGTTCGGAGACTTAGCGACAAATCCGTAGAATTTGTTGATGGAAGAATACAAAACTTTGATGCAATTATACTAGCAACTGGTTACAAAAGCAATGTACCAATTTGGCTAAAG GAAAGTGAGATGTTTTCGAATAAAGATGGCCTCCCAAGAAGGTCATTTCCAAATGGCTGGAAAGGGAAAAGTGGTCTATACTCGGTGGGATTCACCAAACGGGGCCTTCTCGGGGCATCCATGGATGCCAAAAACATAGCAAATGACATAGAAAAATGTTGGAGAGAATGTGAAAAGAACCTTTCACCCGTTTCTTGGCCCCATTTCTAG